A stretch of Pogona vitticeps strain Pit_001003342236 chromosome 5, PviZW2.1, whole genome shotgun sequence DNA encodes these proteins:
- the CREBL2 gene encoding cAMP-responsive element-binding protein-like 2 isoform X1 → MDESKVSERCLEQQKGFIAQVAGGKVKKPGKRGRKPAKIDLKAKLERSRQSARECRARKKLRYQYLEELVSSRERAICALREELEMYKQWCMAMDQGKIPSEIKALLSGEEQSKPQQNTAKVTKVVKADANTHSSW, encoded by the exons ATGGACGAGAGCAAAGTAAGTGAACGGTGCTTGGAGCAACAAAAAGGCTTTATCGCTCAG GTGGCTGGAGGCAAAGTGAAGAAGCCAGGGAAACGGGGCCGTAAACCAGCGAAGATAGATTTGAAAGCCAAACTTGAGAGGAGCCGGCAGAGTGCCAGGGAATGTAGGGCCAGGAAGAAGTTACGGTACCAATATCTGGAAGAACTGGTTTCAAGCAGAGAGAGAGCAATCTGTGCTCTTAGAGAAGAGTTGGAAATG TATAAACAGTGGTGCATGGCAATGGACCAAGGAAAAATCCCCTCTGAAATTAAAGCCCTGCTTAGTGGAGAAGAACAAAGCAAGCCCCAGCAGAACACAGCCAAGGTTACCAAAGTTGTGAAGGCTGATGCAAACACTCACAGTTCCT gGTGA
- the CREBL2 gene encoding cAMP-responsive element-binding protein-like 2 isoform X2 — translation MDESKVAGGKVKKPGKRGRKPAKIDLKAKLERSRQSARECRARKKLRYQYLEELVSSRERAICALREELEMYKQWCMAMDQGKIPSEIKALLSGEEQSKPQQNTAKVTKVVKADANTHSSW, via the exons ATGGACGAGAGCAAA GTGGCTGGAGGCAAAGTGAAGAAGCCAGGGAAACGGGGCCGTAAACCAGCGAAGATAGATTTGAAAGCCAAACTTGAGAGGAGCCGGCAGAGTGCCAGGGAATGTAGGGCCAGGAAGAAGTTACGGTACCAATATCTGGAAGAACTGGTTTCAAGCAGAGAGAGAGCAATCTGTGCTCTTAGAGAAGAGTTGGAAATG TATAAACAGTGGTGCATGGCAATGGACCAAGGAAAAATCCCCTCTGAAATTAAAGCCCTGCTTAGTGGAGAAGAACAAAGCAAGCCCCAGCAGAACACAGCCAAGGTTACCAAAGTTGTGAAGGCTGATGCAAACACTCACAGTTCCT gGTGA